One genomic window of Solanum stenotomum isolate F172 chromosome 9, ASM1918654v1, whole genome shotgun sequence includes the following:
- the LOC125877736 gene encoding protein LIGHT-DEPENDENT SHORT HYPOCOTYLS 10-like has protein sequence MSNFDRGKELVEGSSRSPGDQPATPSRYESQKRRDWNTFGQYLRNQRPPVSMSQCNSNHVLEFLRYLDQFGKTKVHLQGCIFYGQPEPPAPCTCPLRQAWGSLDALIGRLRAAYEENGGSPETNPFASGAIRVYLREVKECQAKARGIPYKKKKKKASESKGDDDCTSSHPFS, from the coding sequence atgtcaaattttGATAGAGGCAAAGAATTGGTTGAGGGATCATCAAGATCCCCGGGCGATCAACCTGCTACGCCTAGTCGATATGAGTCTCAGAAACGTCGTGATTGGAACACGTTTGGTCAGTACCTAAGGAATCAAAGACCACCTGTTTCCATGTCCCAATGCAATAGCAACCACGTGTTGGAGTTCCTTAGGTACCTTGACCAGTTTGGGAAGACTAAGGTTCACTTGCAAGGTTGTATCTTTTATGGTCAACCCGAGCCTCCGGCTCCCTGTACTTGTCCATTAAGACAAGCCTGGGGGAGCCTGGATGCTCTGATCGGGCGGCTCAGAGCCGCCTATGAGGAAAACGGTGGCTCCCCCGAGACGAACCCTTTCGCAAGCGGCGCGATTAGGGTGTATCTAAGGGAAGTGAAAGAGTGTCAAGCAAAAGCAAGAGGAATTCcgtacaaaaagaaaaagaagaaggctAGTGAGAGCAAAGGAGATGATGATTGCACTTCGTCTCACCCATTTTCTTGA